From the genome of Lacibacter sp. H407, one region includes:
- a CDS encoding response regulator transcription factor: MVKKIIIFEDNSGLRKGLEELLQLTDEFVVIASYDHCMQAEQHIKTDMPDVVLMDIDMPGRSGIEAVRLIRTFNKEVQIIMLTVFDDSTHVFDAICAGASGYLLKKNVSEKLIPSIKEVLDGGAPMSPSIAKMVVNSMQHSPTANVYNFTEKEKIILSLLCKGNSYKMIADETGYAFETIRSYIKKIYEKLQVHSATEAVSKAINERLV, from the coding sequence ATGGTCAAAAAAATCATCATATTCGAGGACAACAGTGGGTTACGTAAAGGGCTTGAAGAATTACTGCAACTTACAGATGAGTTTGTGGTGATTGCTTCTTACGATCATTGTATGCAGGCCGAGCAGCATATAAAAACGGATATGCCTGATGTGGTACTGATGGATATTGATATGCCTGGCCGCAGCGGTATTGAAGCAGTTCGGCTTATCCGCACATTCAATAAAGAAGTGCAGATCATTATGCTTACTGTGTTTGATGACAGCACACATGTGTTTGATGCTATTTGTGCAGGTGCATCAGGTTATTTGCTCAAAAAGAATGTATCAGAGAAATTAATCCCTTCTATTAAAGAAGTATTAGATGGCGGCGCACCCATGAGTCCGTCCATTGCAAAAATGGTGGTAAACTCCATGCAGCATTCACCAACTGCCAACGTGTATAATTTTACAGAAAAGGAAAAGATCATACTCTCTCTCTTATGCAAGGGCAACAGTTATAAAATGATAGCCGATGAAACCGGCTATGCATTTGAAACCATTCGCTCTTATATTAAAAAGATCTACGAAAAATTACAGGTGCATTCTGCCACCGAAGCTGTGAGCAAAGCCATTAACGAACGGCTCGTTTAA